The Streptomyces sp. A2-16 sequence CGACTACGCGGCCAGGCACCGGCGCTACGGCGGCTGACAGGCGCCGCACAGGGGAGGGCGGTTACCCCGTTCTGGGGCGGAAGTAACCAGGAGTTCACCAGGGCGCCGTCATATGCACTGGCATGGCACCGCATGTTCGAGGGCATAAGCCAAGCAGGTCGATGCCCGAACCACGGGTGTCGGATCTCAGCGGGCGGCACGGGGCCGTCCGCCCGGGAGGCCCTTTGCACCAGCCTTGCCGTGCGGTCTCAGCACGGAAGAAGCAGTGGAGGGCCGGTTCCCGGCCCGTGCAAACGGGCCGTCGACCGGTCCAGCTCCACTCCGTCGCTCCCCGACCTCATCCGAGGGGGTACGTCCTTCCGTGGTGACCAGCACAAAGCGCCGTATGCCTGACCGGCGCACCTATGTTCTCGACACCAGCGTCCTGCTGGCCGACCCGAACGCCCTGACCCGCTTCGAGGAGCACGAGGTCGTGCTCCCCATCGTGGTGGTCACGGAACTGGAGGCCAAGCGGCACCATCCCGAACTCGGCTACTTCGCCCGGCAGGCCCTGCGCCTGCTCGACGACTACCGGGTGAAGTTCGGACGCCTCGACGCCCCCATCCCGATCGGGGAGCTGGGCGGGACCGTCCGTGTCGAGCTCAATCACTCGGACCCCAGCGTGCTGCCCAGCGGCTACCGCCTGGGGGACAACGACTCCCGCATCCTCGCGGTCGCCCGCAATCTGCAGGCCGAGGGGTTCGACGTCACCGTCGTGTCGAAGGACCTCCCGCTCAGGATCAAGGCGTCCTCGGTCGGTCTCCTCGCCGAGGAGTACCGCGCCGAGCTCGCCATCACGGACTCCTCCGGCTGGACCGGAATGTCCGAACTGACCCTGCCCGGCGAGCAGGTGGACATCCTCTTCGACGAGGGGCACGTCTACGTCCCCGAGGCCTCCGAGCTGCCCGTGCACACGGGTCTGACGATCCACTCCGAGCGCGGCAAGGCGCTCGGCCGGGTCTCGCCCGAGGGCAACATCCGCCTGGTGCGCGGTGACCGGGAGGCGTTCGGCATCAAGGGCCGCAGCGCGGAGCAGCGCATCGCGCTGGACATCCTCCTCGACCCGGACATCGGGATCGTGTCCATGGGCGGCCGGGCCGGCACCGGCAAGTCGGCGCTCGCGCTGTGCGCGGGCCTGGAGGCGGTCCTGGAGCGCCGTCAGCACCAGAAGGTCATGGTCTTCCGTCCGCTGTACGCGGTCGGCGGGCAGGAACTCGGCTATCTGCCGGGCTCCGAGTCCGAGAAGATGAGCCCCTGGGCACAGGCGGTCTTCGACACGCTGTCCGCGGTCACCAGCCGCGAGGTCATCGAGGAGGTCACCGCACGCGGGATGCTCGAGGTCCTGCCGCTCACCCACATCCGCGGCCGCTCGCTCCATGACGCGTTCGTGATCGTGGACGAGGCGCAGTCCCTGGAGCGGAATGTACTTCTCACCGTTCTGTCCCGAATCGGCGCGAATTCACGGGTCGTCCTGACCCATGACGTGGCCCAGCGGGACAATCTGCGGGTCGGCCGCTACGACGGCGTGGTCGCCGTGGTGGAGAAGCTGAAGGGGCACCCCCTCTTCGCCCACGTCACGCTGACGAGGTCCGAGAGGTCCCAGATCGCGGCCCTTGTGACCGAAATGCTGGAGGACGGCCAAATCTGAGGTAGTAACCGCCCGTTGGCGCCGTCCGGAAAGGCCAAGAGCCTAGCCGGGCGGCGCCTTCGCGTGTCGAGGTTTCTCGAAATCCCTGGGGTCAAACGGGATGTGAGCTTTCACACGCAACTCAGAATTGCCACCCGGCGTCCGGTTACGGCAGAGTCTCGGTTCTGTCAGGCCCCGCATACGGCACACCTGTACCCCCAGCGGTACGGCACCACAACAGCACCACGTCAACTCCATATCGTTCGCCGTATGCCGCCCGAGCATCACGTGGCGCTCCTCGCAAGGGAGTTGCCCACCGGGCCCGTGCCTCCCGTGACCCCGCAGTTGGGAGGCCAGTGTCCAGGGGCACGATTGCGTCCGCCAGGGTCACCGAAGCGGGCGATGCTGGAAGGAAACCGTGTGAGCCCGATTTCGGTCCGGGGATTCGCAGTGGCCTCCGCCACCGCGGTCACCGCTGTCGGAAGCGTTGTCGGAGTTGCCTCCGGCAGTGTCGCGCAGCCGAACGACGCCGAGGCGACGGCAGCCGACACGACGCTCCTGGCGGACATCCCCGCGGGTGAGCAGGCTCAGGTGCAGACCGCGTCCCTCACGCAGCAGGCCGACACCCAGGCCATCGCCGCGGACGCGAGCGCCAAGAAGATCGCGGAGGAGTCGGCCCGCAAGGCCGCCGCCAAGTCCGCGATCGAGAAGAAGGAGGCCGCCGAGAAGGCGGCCAAGGAAGCCAAGGAGCGCGCCGAGGCCAAGGAGAAGGCCAGCCGGAGCGCCTCGAGCTTCCCGGTCCAGAGCTCGTACACCGTGGCGCAGATCCAGTCGATGGCCGCGTCGATGGTGCCGAGCGGACAGTTCCAGTGCTTCAGCAACATCGTGGACCACGAGTCCAGCTGGAACTACCGGGCCGTCAACGCCTCCTCCGGTGCCTACGGTCTCTTCCAGGCCCTGCCGGGCTCCAAGATGTCGTCGGTCGGTGCCGACTGGCAGACCAACCCGGCCACCCAGATCAAGTGGGGCCTCAACTACATGGACAGCCGCTACGGCAGCCCCTGTGAGGCCTGGTCGTTCTGGCAGGCCAACCACTGGTACTGAGCGCCCGGCTCTCAACCTCGCGAAGCCCCTCCCCGTCCTAGGGGGAGGGGCTTTTGCCATGTACGGTCGGACCGGACGACTCCAGGGAGGAGTGGTGGGGAGAGACGGGGGAAGAGGACGGATCATGTCGCGAGTGCCAGGGTGGATCGGTCGGGTCGGTGCCCGGCTGACCGATGTGGGAGAGCGGTTGGACGAGCGCCGCGCGGAGATGGCCCGTGAGGAGGCCGAGGCCGACGCGGCCGAGCAGCCCGCGCGCAAGCCGCGCAAACCCGCGAGCACCGCCTCCCGCCCGCCCGTCGTGCTGGTTCCCCGCCCCGACCCGGCGCAGGCCGTGCCGTGGGGCGTACGGGTCGCCGCCGAGGCCGGCTGGCGGCTCCTGGTCCTCGCGGGCACCGTGTGGGTGCTGATGCGGATCATCAGCTCCGTCCAGCTCGTCGTCTTCGCCTTCGTCGTCTCCCTGCTCATCACCGCACTGCTTCAGCCGACCGTGGCCCGCCTGATGCGTCACGGCGTCCCGCGCGGCCCCGCCACGGCGCTCACCGCGATCCTCGGCTTCGTCATCATCGGGCTGATGGGCTGGTTCGTGACCTGGCAGGTCATGGAGAACATCGACGACCTCTCCGACCAGATCCAGAGCGGCATCGACGATCTGCGCAACTGGCTCCTGAAGAGCCCCTTCCACGTCACCGACAAGCAGATCAACCAGATCGCCAAGAACCTGCGGGAGGCGGTCGGCGCCAACACCGACCAGATCACCTCGGCGGGCCTGGAGGGCGTCCAGGTGGTCGTGGAGGCGCTCACCGGCATCCTGCTGACCTTCTTCTCCACCCTGTTCCTGCTCTACGACGGCCGGCGCATCTGGAACTGGACGCTGAAGCTGGTCCCCGCGGCCGCCCGTCCCGCCGTGGCCGGCGCGGGCCCGCGCGCCTGGCGCACCCTGACCGCCTACGTCCGCGGCACGGTCCTGGTGGCCCTCATCGACGCCGTCTTCATCGGCATCGGCATCTACTTCCTCAAGGTGCCCATGGCCGTGCCGCTGGCCGTCTTCATCTTCCTGTTCTCGTTCATCCCGCTCGTCGGCGCGGTCGCCTCCGGCGCGCTGGCGGTCCTGGTCGCGCTGGTCACCCAGGGCGTGTTCACGGCGGTGATGACCCTCGCGGTGGTCCTCGCCGTCCAGCAGATCGAGGGCCACATCCTGCAGCCGTTCATCCTGGGCCGCGCGGTGCGCGTCCACCCGCTCGCGGTCGTCCTCACGGTCGCGACCGGCGGCATGGTGGCCGGCATCGGCGGAGCCGTGGTGGCCGTACCGCTGGTGGCGGTGACGAACACGGTGGTGAGCTACCTCAAGGCGTACGCCGAGGAACAGTCGGCGCACCCCGAGGACGAGGACGAGGACGAGGTCGTCACCGGCGAGGAGGGGGCGGCGGAACCGCCTCCGGACCCTGAAAAACCTGCCTCGGATTCGGTCAAATGAGCG is a genomic window containing:
- a CDS encoding transglycosylase SLT domain-containing protein, yielding MSPISVRGFAVASATAVTAVGSVVGVASGSVAQPNDAEATAADTTLLADIPAGEQAQVQTASLTQQADTQAIAADASAKKIAEESARKAAAKSAIEKKEAAEKAAKEAKERAEAKEKASRSASSFPVQSSYTVAQIQSMAASMVPSGQFQCFSNIVDHESSWNYRAVNASSGAYGLFQALPGSKMSSVGADWQTNPATQIKWGLNYMDSRYGSPCEAWSFWQANHWY
- a CDS encoding AI-2E family transporter translates to MSRVPGWIGRVGARLTDVGERLDERRAEMAREEAEADAAEQPARKPRKPASTASRPPVVLVPRPDPAQAVPWGVRVAAEAGWRLLVLAGTVWVLMRIISSVQLVVFAFVVSLLITALLQPTVARLMRHGVPRGPATALTAILGFVIIGLMGWFVTWQVMENIDDLSDQIQSGIDDLRNWLLKSPFHVTDKQINQIAKNLREAVGANTDQITSAGLEGVQVVVEALTGILLTFFSTLFLLYDGRRIWNWTLKLVPAAARPAVAGAGPRAWRTLTAYVRGTVLVALIDAVFIGIGIYFLKVPMAVPLAVFIFLFSFIPLVGAVASGALAVLVALVTQGVFTAVMTLAVVLAVQQIEGHILQPFILGRAVRVHPLAVVLTVATGGMVAGIGGAVVAVPLVAVTNTVVSYLKAYAEEQSAHPEDEDEDEVVTGEEGAAEPPPDPEKPASDSVK
- a CDS encoding PhoH family protein encodes the protein MVTSTKRRMPDRRTYVLDTSVLLADPNALTRFEEHEVVLPIVVVTELEAKRHHPELGYFARQALRLLDDYRVKFGRLDAPIPIGELGGTVRVELNHSDPSVLPSGYRLGDNDSRILAVARNLQAEGFDVTVVSKDLPLRIKASSVGLLAEEYRAELAITDSSGWTGMSELTLPGEQVDILFDEGHVYVPEASELPVHTGLTIHSERGKALGRVSPEGNIRLVRGDREAFGIKGRSAEQRIALDILLDPDIGIVSMGGRAGTGKSALALCAGLEAVLERRQHQKVMVFRPLYAVGGQELGYLPGSESEKMSPWAQAVFDTLSAVTSREVIEEVTARGMLEVLPLTHIRGRSLHDAFVIVDEAQSLERNVLLTVLSRIGANSRVVLTHDVAQRDNLRVGRYDGVVAVVEKLKGHPLFAHVTLTRSERSQIAALVTEMLEDGQI